The Acidobacteriota bacterium sequence CGCGGCGCCCATGAAAAGAAAGGCCGAATCGGCAAGCGGTGTAGAGGATCCGGCCAGGTTGGGGTTTGTCCCCATGGCGACGATCTGAGCGGCGATCATGATGCCCGTCACGGAAAGAATGGTCGTCACCAGGGCGAACGGCACATGGCGACGCGGAGCACCGGACTCTCCGGCCGGAACGGGGACGACCTCGTAGCCTCCGAAGGCGAAGATGAGCAGAAGAGCCGTCGCCGAGGCCGACGTCCAGGAGATCGCGGGCAGGGGCGTCAAGGCGGACCAATCCATATGAAACAATCCGACGGTGATGAAGATGCCCAGCGGGAGAAGTTTGCCGATCGTCAGGATGTTGATCGTCCAAGCACTCTGACGGATGCCCCGGACATTGATAGTTGCCAGAGTTCCCAGAAGAGCCGTCAGGATCAGAGCCCTTTTTATACCCGAGGTCATGGCGGGTGCATAGTATCCCAGCGCCAGGACGAGGCCGTTGGCCACGGAGGCGTAACTGGAGGCCCGGGTAAACCACTGGAGCCAACCGACCTGGAAAGCCGGAAAGCGGCCAAAGGCGGCCCGGGTATGGAGATAGGGACCACCGGTTCCTTCGAACCGGCTGCCGAGCTCGGCGAAGCAGAGCGCAAACAGAAGAGAGACGAAACCAGCGGCCAGAAAGAAAAAGGGGCTCCAATTGCCGACCAGAACCACGACGGCCGCAGGCATCAGGAAGATGCCGCTTCCGATGACTTGATTGACGCCGATTGCGGTCAAGTCCCAACGGGTGAGAACACGGAGAAGAGTCGGTTTGTTTTCCCGAACATCATGGCTCATGGAATCTCTCGGGGCATGCCGGGAATTTATCTTGACCGCAGGGGGTTGTCAACCCCGGTGCACGCTTGATGAAGACTTTGACATAAGATGTTTCTTATTTTACACTCGAAAAGAGCATTGCCGAACATATCTACGAACATGTCTCTGAAAAGGAATACTCCATGACCATCATGAACCTCCGGAATGTCTCCGTTTCTATCGCGATCCTTATGACCGCGATTCTCCTCCAGCCGTTGTTTTTATCCTCTCAATCGAAAAAAATACCCGTAACCCGGGCCGAGGCCAGCGGATACAAGGCCACCTCACGCCATGCCGACGTCATGGATTTCATCCGCGACCTGCAGAGGCTCAGTCCGAAGATCCGGGTCGAGACCCTGGCTGTGAGCGCCGAAGGGCGGCAGATTCCCCTCATCGTCATCGGCGATCCCGTCCCGGCTTCACCCGCGGATCTCAATTACGACGACAAGCTGGTCATCTATTTCCAGGCCAACATCCATGCCGGCGAGGTGGAAGGCAAGGAAGCCGCGCTGATGCTGGC is a genomic window containing:
- a CDS encoding APC family permease gives rise to the protein MSHDVRENKPTLLRVLTRWDLTAIGVNQVIGSGIFLMPAAVVVLVGNWSPFFFLAAGFVSLLFALCFAELGSRFEGTGGPYLHTRAAFGRFPAFQVGWLQWFTRASSYASVANGLVLALGYYAPAMTSGIKRALILTALLGTLATINVRGIRQSAWTINILTIGKLLPLGIFITVGLFHMDWSALTPLPAISWTSASATALLLIFAFGGYEVVPVPAGESGAPRRHVPFALVTTILSVTGIMIAAQIVAMGTNPNLAGSSTPLADSAFLFMGAAGALLLGGGTIVSIAGNSAGQVLAGSRTIFALAENGDLPPFFGKIHPRYRTPANAILFTSAVALVLAISGSFVWLAIASALSRLLTYAASCAAVLVLRHPRFADRAKPATFVIPFGPLVPVLAILVMAGVIAGVSSDQILAGLAAVAAGTIFYLLKRRKERRSHESSSGSVRHL